A window of Leptolyngbya sp. FACHB-261 genomic DNA:
TTAACCAAAGAAATCAAACGGCGCTGGGGTGTGCTGGCCTACGCCATGACCGCTGGCCAGGTACTCTGGCAAACCCGACCCTTTAGTGCGCTGATTCAAATTAACGGCGAGAGCACACGGGTGCGCACCGTGCAGATCGCTATCGGCAATGGTCGCTACTATGGTGGCGGCCTAGCCGTGGCACACGATGCCACGATTGACGACCAGCGCTTGGACCTCTACAGCTTGGAGCTGAAACACTGGTGGCAGATGCTGCCGCTGCTACCCGCCATGAGCCGAGGCCGACATGGCAACTGGCCCAACGTGCGCACCTTGCAAGCTCAGGAAATCAAGATTTATACCACTCGTCCCCGTCCGATCAACACTGATGGTGAACTGCTGGTCGAGACCCCCGCGCACTTCCGCGTCGTGCCAGGCGCACTATCGGTGTTTGTGCCCGATGCGCCAACCCCTGGTTTGCAACAGAGTGAGGATGAAACCAAGCCCTAAAGCCTTTCTGTCCATTGATTGATTTTTGTAACGATTCTCTCAGCCATCGTGGCAGTAATACCAGCTGAGATGAGAGCAAAGCAATGTCTGAAGAATTGAAAAAAGGCGACCACGTCGAGTGGAAAACTTCCCAAGGCAAGACCACAGGCGAAGTCGAAAAGAAACTAGAAGAGCCCATTGAAATCAAAGGGCATCATGTCGCCGCTTCCCCTGACAACCCGGAGTATCTAGTCAAGAGCGACAAGACTGGCAAAGAAGCGGCTCACAAGCCAGAGTCGCTCAAGAAGGTCAAGGATTGAGGCGGTGCCATGAGTAGCAAGCACGACGATCCTCAAACCGTGATTCAAGAGTTCCGCGACGCGGTGAACATGACGCCCAAGGAACTTGAATCCTGGCTCAAAACCGACGAGTCCAAGGAAGTCGGCCAGAAGCTTAAAGAAGGCGCAGAATCAATTGGTCATCAATCGGGCGAATCCATCGTTGAGTTATTGCACAAAGGCAAAACTGACTACAACGACGATGACCTATCCCAGATGAAACGAGTGGTTAGCTATGTGCATCGCCACATGGCCCAGCGCCCCGGCGGAAACATTGAAAACAGCCGCTGGCGTCACTCTCTGATGAACTGGGGCCACGACCCGCTGAAGTAGCTTGCTCAGGATACAGCGGCTCATCACCGGCACACAAAGGCAAAAGTTCCGACCAGCAATCAGGCCGACAATCAGACCAGAGATTAAGTAAGTCTCACGGTTCTGAGACAATCGGAAGAGGGATGACCCCACTCCTCACTGCTTGCATGGAAAGGAATCGAGAATGCCGGACAACCTCAAGAGTCAAGTCGTCACACAGGGCGTGCAGCGCTCTCCCAATCGAGCCATGCTGCGGGCGGTCGGGTTTGGAGATGAAGACTTCACCAAACCGATTATTGGCCTAGCCAACGCCTACAGCACGATCACGCCCTGCAACATGGGCATCAACGACTTGGCAGTGCGGGCAGAAACGGCAATGAAAGTCGCTGGAGCCATGCCCCAGATGTTCGGCACGATCACGATCAGTGACGGCATCTCGATGGGCACCGAGGGCATGAAGTACTCACTGGTATCCCGCGATGTGATCGCTGATTCGATTGAAACCGCCTGCATGGGTCAAAGCATGGATGGCGTACTAGCGATTGGCGGCTGCGACAAGAACATGCCCGGCGCCATGATCGCCATGGCCCGCATGAATATCCCCGCCATCTTTGTCTACGGCGGCACAATCAAACCCGGTCACTACAACGGGCGTGACCTGACCGTAGTGAGCGCTTTTGAAGCCGTAGGCCAATATAGCGCTGGCAAAATTGGCGAAGACGAGTTGCTGGCCGTTGAGCACAAAGCCTGCCCCGGTGCTGGTTCCTGTGGCGGCATGTTCACCGCTAACACCATGTCCTCGGCTTTCGAGGCGATGGGCATGAGCCTGATCTACTCGTCCACGATGGCCGCAGAAGACGAAGAAAAGGCTCAGAGTGCCGAGCAGTCTGCCAAGGTACTGGTCGAAGCCGTGCGCAAGCAAATCTTGCCTCGCCAGATCCTCACGCGCCAAGCCTTCGAGAACGGCATCTCCGTGATCATGGCCGTAGGTGGCTCAACCAACGCCGTGCTGCACCTGCTGGCCATTGCCCATACGGTGGGCGTGCCTCTGACCCTCGACGACTTTGAAACGATTCGCGGCCGGGTGCCGGTGCTCTGCGACCTCAAGCCCAGTGGCCGCTATGTAGCCACCGATCTGCACCAAGCGGGCGGGATTCCCCAGGTGATGAAAATGCTGCTGGCGCATGGCCTGCTGCATGGCGATGCCCTGACGATCACTGGGCAGACCATTGCCGAACTCCTGGCCGATATTCCTGAGGAGCCCCGCGCTGACCAGGATGTGATTCGGCCCTGGAGCAACCCGATGTATGCACAGGGACACCTGGCCGTTCTGCGTGGCAACCTGGCAACTGAGGGCGCCGTTGCCAAAATCACGGGTGTCAAAAACCCCAAGATCACCGGCCCAGCGCGTGTCTTCGAATCGGAAGAAGCCTGTTTGGAGGCCATCCTGGCTAACAAGATCCAGGCGGGTGATGTGGTCGTGGTTCGCTATGAAGGTCCCAAAGGTGGCCCAGGCATGCGCGAAATGCTCTCACCCACCTCAGCACTGATTGGGGCTGGCCTCGGTGATTCGGTGGGACTGATCACAGACGGGCGCTTCTCCGGCGGTACCTACGGCATGGTCGTCGGCCACGTCGCACCTGAAGCTGCGGTTGGCGGCACGATTGGCCTGGTCCAGGAGGGCGATTCGATCACCATCGATGCCCACGCTCGCCTCTTACAGCTCAACGTTCCCGAGGACGAACTAGAGCAGCGTCGTGCCAAATGGCAACCGCCCAAACCTCGCTACACAGCGGGTGTCCTGGCGAAGTATGCCAAGTTGGTGTCTTCCAGCAGCCTGGGCGCTGTGACCGATTTGGGCCTGGGCTAACTCAGCTTTGACCCTTCTGATCTGAACCCTGGTAGGGGCAGGTTTTCCCTGCCCTACAGACTTCTAGCTTTAGACTTCTAGCGCTAGAAATTCAAGCTTGAGGAACGGTTGAGCGCACTGACTCGCGCTGGTGCAAAGTCTCATACCATTGCCCCACCCGGGGATACCGTTGCTGCCAGTCTTGCCCAAAGCGCAAGCTGTAGTAGCCTAAGGCCGAGACAGCCGCGACATCGGCAGCTGTCCAAGCGTCCCCAAGGAGACAGGCTGCTGAGTTCAGTTGGCGCTCTAGAGCCGGGAGCAAACGGTCAAGCATTGCTTGAGATTTAGCAACCTCAGCAGGGTCAGCAGCATTACCCTTACGCTTCTGCTGCCAGAGCGCCACAGCAGTATCGCCCAGAGTATCAGCCAGGTCTTCCCACTGGCGACAACGCAAGCGTAGACGCGACTCCTCTGGGTAAAAGCGCGGTGCTGGATAGGTTTCGTCCAGGTACTCCACAATTAGGGTTGAGTCCCAGAGGCTGGTGCCATCCTCATCAACTAAAACTGGAACCCTGCCGATGGGAGACAGGTTAAGCAGTTCCGCTGGTTTATTGACAATGTCGGTTTCCTTCAGGTCACAGGCCAACGCCTTCTCTGCCAGTACGATGCGCACCTTGCGGGCGTAGGGAGAGCGCTGAGCGTAGTACAGAGTTCGAGTCACAGAACGCGCAAATTAGTATCAGGGTGAACAGTCCCAAAATTACTGTATGCCGTGACATCCTGCAACGAAGGAGCTTGGTGTTTGGGACTTGAAGCCTGACCTCAGGTGAGACCCGTGACCGTCAGACAATCACCGCCTTTGCCCGGTTGTAGTAAGAGACCCGGTCGCTGTAGCCGTTGTAGCCACCATTGATCCGGCGGGTAATCTCTCGGAACTTACCAATATCGGCAAGCGGATTCAGGCCCCGGCTTTTC
This region includes:
- a CDS encoding lipid kinase, coding for MGQRALLLVNRHARRGQQSLDNAIQQLQKLGFELMEESTAHPQHLSDVVRGYRDKVDLAIIGGGDGTLNAAVDGLVDAGLPLGILPLGTANDLARTLGIPNALNQACNIIAAGRTQKIDLGWVNGTHFFNVASLGLSAQITRQLTKEIKRRWGVLAYAMTAGQVLWQTRPFSALIQINGESTRVRTVQIAIGNGRYYGGGLAVAHDATIDDQRLDLYSLELKHWWQMLPLLPAMSRGRHGNWPNVRTLQAQEIKIYTTRPRPINTDGELLVETPAHFRVVPGALSVFVPDAPTPGLQQSEDETKP
- a CDS encoding DUF2945 domain-containing protein, encoding MSEELKKGDHVEWKTSQGKTTGEVEKKLEEPIEIKGHHVAASPDNPEYLVKSDKTGKEAAHKPESLKKVKD
- a CDS encoding DUF3140 domain-containing protein; translation: MSSKHDDPQTVIQEFRDAVNMTPKELESWLKTDESKEVGQKLKEGAESIGHQSGESIVELLHKGKTDYNDDDLSQMKRVVSYVHRHMAQRPGGNIENSRWRHSLMNWGHDPLK
- the ilvD gene encoding dihydroxy-acid dehydratase, yielding MPDNLKSQVVTQGVQRSPNRAMLRAVGFGDEDFTKPIIGLANAYSTITPCNMGINDLAVRAETAMKVAGAMPQMFGTITISDGISMGTEGMKYSLVSRDVIADSIETACMGQSMDGVLAIGGCDKNMPGAMIAMARMNIPAIFVYGGTIKPGHYNGRDLTVVSAFEAVGQYSAGKIGEDELLAVEHKACPGAGSCGGMFTANTMSSAFEAMGMSLIYSSTMAAEDEEKAQSAEQSAKVLVEAVRKQILPRQILTRQAFENGISVIMAVGGSTNAVLHLLAIAHTVGVPLTLDDFETIRGRVPVLCDLKPSGRYVATDLHQAGGIPQVMKMLLAHGLLHGDALTITGQTIAELLADIPEEPRADQDVIRPWSNPMYAQGHLAVLRGNLATEGAVAKITGVKNPKITGPARVFESEEACLEAILANKIQAGDVVVVRYEGPKGGPGMREMLSPTSALIGAGLGDSVGLITDGRFSGGTYGMVVGHVAPEAAVGGTIGLVQEGDSITIDAHARLLQLNVPEDELEQRRAKWQPPKPRYTAGVLAKYAKLVSSSSLGAVTDLGLG
- a CDS encoding glutathione S-transferase family protein — protein: MTRTLYYAQRSPYARKVRIVLAEKALACDLKETDIVNKPAELLNLSPIGRVPVLVDEDGTSLWDSTLIVEYLDETYPAPRFYPEESRLRLRCRQWEDLADTLGDTAVALWQQKRKGNAADPAEVAKSQAMLDRLLPALERQLNSAACLLGDAWTAADVAAVSALGYYSLRFGQDWQQRYPRVGQWYETLHQRESVRSTVPQA